ccaccacaAGTGCAACTCCTCTGGGACGGGTAAAAATTGACTCCCTGGCTTCCTCCGCCAGGCAATTACGTGCCATCTGTTCCCATCTTGGTTGTTCCAGCTCATTTTGTTTCTGCGATTGTTCGTCTAATATCATCGGCCCGACAGCATGAGTGGGGAAGCGGGGGGCGAGGTGGCAGTAGGACACCAAAATGAGGAGTGGCATGAAGAGGAATTAATCGAATCTATAGCAGAAGCAGATCTTCCCCTCTGAAAAGAGACAGTCCCCCTAGAATGAGCACCATTAGCATATTCATCACCTCATATTACCTTCTTTATGTAAAGTAGGCCAGACTTTCTTGACCACCTTTTTAATGCCATCTgtgatgtctttttttaaattgtttgttAGCAACAGGTCTACCCGCTTGCCGCATGGTAATAATAACGCATTAGCCTTCCTGTCATGTATCAAACTGATCTATATGGAAGCACGTATACAGTAGCAAGCTGTAATTCTCCCTCGCGGAAtcacattattattttgttgaaGCAGCTATTGGACCCATTACTCTGCCACGCGCCAGCCCCGATGTGGCGCTGATTTAATTGCATCGATGTTGGACGTGAAGCGAGCATCAAAGGTTTATCACTTAtgtcaataataaaaataataacgggTGTGCCGGGCGTCACCTTAGGCAGAGATAATTCTCCATCTCTGCTGACAGGGCCGGAGATAGAAACAATCAGTCACAGAGGCAGCCGGACTGCCTGTAGGACCCCTGTGTGGTAGTGGTGGTGGGCCTCTTTAGGCGGATACCTTTTGGCTTCTATGTGAGCGCCACGTGCTAACTCGCTCTGTTTGACTTTCAAAAGGATTTCATACGATTTCATTATGTTGAAGCAAACCTTTTGAGCAGATGGATTTCCCTGATTTAAATAAGACTTGATTTTGAGGCTGAACATACAGTATTTGTAGTTTAGCACAATTAACAAATACAGTAACAACAAGGAAAACATGGGTTGCAATGGAAATATGACAATAAtctttttaaatgtgaaattgccaaaattgccgttttattttattttgctgtgAATCAGCATGGGCTAAGAAATGACTATATGATGTTGTCTAATATTAACATAAGTTATCGTTTATAGCATACTTGCTTGTGATTGagtgctttccttttttttttttttttttttaggtgaatgGTGACATGTCAAATGTCCAACCTGGTCTAATTTGACCGAAACAGAACAGAAGTGTTGAGCTTCTCCATCAAACCTAAGCTCACTTTAACACAAGACAAATGAAACAGCAAATGACGTCCACTGGAGTGCAGATAGATGCATTTCTGGGTCTATTTGTTGACGGCAGCTGTGAACACGCAGCTTGCTTCCACCAATAAGAAAGAAATATTGGATAAAAACGGGAGGGAAAATTGCACTAACACGACGTCCACGCGCTCTACTGCTAAAGAAAGCATGCGTGAGCGCCTAATTGGCTGTTTAGTCTTCAGTGGCTGTCCTGTATGGGTTTGTCATACATTGCTGACGCTTCTGAAAAATTCAGCCATCTGCACAATTtcttaaaaatgttttcataaaaTTCAACAAAGTGGTATGGTCTTTCTTGGCcaggaaaataaaatggatgtacTGTTGATCTTTCTGCATCTTTCTGCTTGACAAATCCCAGCTGTGAGAAGGGCTTGTTGCTTCATTATACAATATTTCAGTTTGAATCAATATAGTACTGCCAATTAAGCGCTTACACGCACGTCTACTGAATTTAGGCTCTTTAATCTTGTGTGTTTGCTGACATCTAGTGGTAGACTGGAGTATCTGCAGCAGTGGtttaacgccccccccccccgacaaaTAATCAATTTAATTGCGCTGAGAATAAAGCGCGCTCTttagttacattttttttacattgtcaaTAATTTGAGCTCGATTTTACTCAAACAAAGACAACCATGTTACTCATTTTATCACATAAAGACAGATTATTTTCTTTAATTGTAGACTGATTAGCATAGAAAAGTGTGCTCTTGAGCAGAAAAACTAACATTAGCATTGATTTACAACCCTTTTACTGCAATTAGAGAAATTATATCGTTAAATCGGTATTCAGATCAAATGTAACTGTATTTAATTGTAAATAATTCATTCACCAATACTATGTTGTTCAGGTGCTTTGTAAGAGCATTACCccaaattcattttattttgactaAATAACTAAATTGTTATTGTATACTAATTGTGAcaattgtgtgtgcgcgcgcatgcgCGTTGGGAGGGAGTGTGCGAGGAAGAGGCTGGTGAGAGGAAGAAGTGCTGGTTGGAGAGCAGAGTGGAGAACTCCTTGCGCGCAGGTAGGTTCTCTTTCAAAATGTATCGTCTATTTGATCCATTATTGATCCATTCTGAACTCTCTACTGTGCTGTTTGTAAACGTCTCCTCTTTCGTCTCCTTGTTTAGTTTGAAACATTGTGAATCTTTAAAGATTAAGGGGTGGGCAAATCTCCAATATGCTTCTGTAATATTTGCTACATTAATTAATTAGCGTGTCCCCCAAAAATGGGTCATTATTATTTGTTAGTAGTTGTCCATtgagaaaaacagaaaaaaaacattcattcatGTCATCAAGCAATTGGTACCTGAGTTCAATGTAAAGAGTAAAAAAACATAAGTAAAATAAATGGAACATATTGGGATGTACGTATATTGTTTGATAACTAGCTAAACAATTCATTAGAAATTTAAACAATGGAatagaaatgtttttatttaaactgATTACtatacttgattttttttccaccttatCAAATTTCTCCTATCTTTCTTTAATtgacattctttttttcttattaaatAACAAGGTTGATTTactctaaataataataataataataataataataataataataataataataataataataataataataataataataataatatacctggcggctcggtggcgcacttgggtagcacgtccgcctcacagttaggagggtgcgggttcgattccacctccggccctccctgtgtggagtttgcatgttctccccgggcccgcgtgggttttctccgggcactccggtttcctcccacatcccaaaaacatgcttggtaggctgattgaacactccaaattgtccctaggtgtgagtgcaaatggttgtttgtctctgtgtgccctgcgattggctggcaaccggttcagggtgtcccccgcctactgcccgatgacggctgggataggctccagcacgcccgcgaccccagtggggactaagcggtacagaaaatggatggatggatggataatatacCTTAATAAACTTAAAATCCACATCCATTTCATCCTTTATTATATTCTTTCATTCTTAAAATGAACCAttttacacacacatttttcacCGCAGAAGTTTCCTTCTAAATTTGTTTATTAAACATACaaatttcaaattcaaatgtGCCCCCAAGAGTTTGCCCACTCCTTTTATGCTAGCTGATGGCATTGGTTTGTTATTTTGCCTCCGGACCTCAGAAAAAGGCCTCTCAATAACTTGGCCACCTGCACGGTTAATTTAACTTTAATGCTGTGTAATGTGAGCATCGTCTCATACAGGTCACGAGGTTGGCGCTGATATGCATCCTCCCCATTCCCTCTCAATGATCCGTGATATTTTCCTCTCCTATTTCTCCCCTCCAAAAACAAATATTCCAACCTCAGACTTTTTTCTACTTTCCATCTTGTGAGTACGATTTTGACGCTCTCATGTTTCCAGAATTAATTTGACACCTCAGCCATTCATCCTTTGCAaaagccatttttctttttcctccgtGTGGGTGGCAGGGCTGTGAAATTGCTAATGTGAACACAGTGCTGCCAAGAATTGTTTTGTCACGTCATTCTGCCATCCATTTAACACGTACGCTAGCTgtaataaaaaattcattctcAAGGGGACCGTCGTGACCCCCTCGCTAGTGGCACCTCTCGTTTCTCGGAAAGTCTTATCTGAAAGACACAGCTCACTTTCAATGCTTTGAGCGGAACAATGAGCGTCTGTGTGACTCCAGGATGAAATTATTTGGCACAGTTGAAGTGTTTTGAAGATTCATGAGGGGTTGGACTTTCAAACCACAAGTGGACATTGTATCAGACTAAAGTCAAATAAAAGTAGAACATGACTTGGTCTAGGAAGCAAAGtcaatatatacatacacattatcattttttttatgatggatCAATTTGGGACCTTTAAGTGACCAATGACTCCCAACATTGAGGTCTAGTAATATATAAAATTACATCCTCAGGGAATGAGAACAATGGTTACATGAGAACGATTTATAGTTTCCAGAGAAACTGAATATTGTGTCGATGATGATGGATACGGTTGCACGCCGCCAATGCCGTGCCCCAGTtttaggagggaaaaaaaatggaagtaaCATGAGCCCTCATAAGTTTATTTGTCACAACTGAGTATGCGGGTAGGTCAAAGAGAAACCTTAGAAGAGCTAGTTCATATTGGAAACCACACTGTGATACCCTTTGACAAAACCTTTTCTAGACTGACCTTCTAATTTGGCATTTTCAAGCAATATTTTCTCTTTGTGTCTTTATAGGCAGAAAACACGAACTGatctgtgttttttgtttgtttttttactgccaGCCACAATGTTACTGCACTCTCAAGATAGAAGACCTCTCCTCGGGTTTTCAGCACTATTAACGCAAAGCATTCCCCGACAAAGACAACTTGCATCTCCAAGGAGCCCAAAAGAGTCCATCTTTACGTTGCGTTCTCTCACCTCACCACTTCCCTGGGCTACGCAGGCACTTTCCAACTTGGAGCAAGGGGAGAGAGAACTGCAAAGCCTCAGGGAGCGCCAGCAAGATGAGATGGATGAATTGAACCGAGAGTTGGACAATGCAGCGATTGACGCACAGAGGGAAGAGCGTTGTCTTCTTGAGAAGGTTGAGCGGCATCACAGAGAAGCCCAGCGTCTCTTGAGTCAGGTGAAGAAGGAGAATTCAGCGGCAATGAGAGTTGTGCAAACACTCATCGATCAGCAACTTCGAAAGATTCGCCAGctgaaggagcagatccaaagaTGGGGCGGTGTAGCCGGGGGCGCTAACAAAAATCAGCTGCAGAGAGGGGTGGCCGAAGTCACCCAGCCATGGGAAATCTCACTTACAATTAAAAGGGTCAGCTTCCTACCAACCAAGTCCAAGAATGTATGCTTGGGGGAGGTCAGTATCTATGAGCAAGGTAGAACCTATCCCATTGGTGTCTGTGGCGTCCAAGGACAGAAGTGTGCATTGCACTCaggggattcaacattttcaaacaCCGCCCCTCTTGAGATCCGTAAAGAACCGTCAACAGTCAAAGCGGGGCAAAGACAAAGTTCGGAggagaacacaaagacaaagagTGGGAACCTGCAAATTGGACCAAAACAAAATCCATTAAGTTCTTCTGCGAATGAAGAGTTTAGATCATCAGTGTCTCCCATACCAAGAAATCGTGGTTTATCAGAGTCCTCCCAAGAGGACGGAAATAACTGTTCAGACATACATGGGAGAGACGTCTTAACTGCTTTTCCAGTACTCTCTCGTCAAGGAGAATCTGAAAGTGATGAATCGGATGGCAAATACCAACCAACCGATAAGACCTCCAGCGTCCTTGTCTCGCGTGAAGAAACTTCCTCCCCTCAAGAAAGTGAATCCTTTTCCAGGAACACTCTTGGATACCTTCCCACAAGAGCTAATTCGTTTTCACAAAAAGCCCTATCCGGGTCAGATGAATCATCAAAGGACAGTGGAGGCTCTCCTTCGCCAGCGGCCTGTGAGGATTCGTGTTACATGTGCCCTGAGAATATATCGCTCAACGGATCCTTCAGGCAGGAGCACCGTCTTTCACTTTCTTCTGACAAGTTCTCTGGTAAACTAAGCCCCGTCAGTCATGGTGACAAAAGCGAGTGTAGAGCTATCAGGAAGGTCAATCGAATACGTCTGGCAGCAGAACCAACTCTCAAACAAACCCAGGGACATGACCCAGACTCCCAACCAGACAGCAATATTTTAAATGTCAAGGAACCACATTTCAGTAGCCAGATTTACGTTAGAAAGGTGTGTGGTTTACATTCTGTGAATCCATCCGTGCCAGACATGGAACGGGAGGGATCGcagaaatacaaaaacaaagacaacgACGTGGCAGCTTTAAGGGAGCTGGGGGAAGAGGGCGGCAGTTCGCCCGCGCTTGACTCAGCTTATCTGGTCAAACAGTTTGGCAGACAAGGATCAGGCCGCACAGATTTCAACCTGCCAAGCGGTATGCATGCAACTGTTAAAGGCCAGCTCTTTGTGGTGGATTGTGGAAACGCCCGCATTCAGGTGACCGACCCCAAAAAGAACATTGTGCAGCAAGTGTCCACTTCCGGATCAGAGAGATCTTCCCGTATCTGCAATTACTTTGACGTGGCTGTCAACTCAAAAGGAATCATCGCTCTGACCTGCGCTGCCGAACGGGCCGTGTTGGTCTTCAACCGTCACGGACGTCTCCTGCGAACGTTTGGAGGTGCGACGAGTGGTTCCGCAAACCGAGAACTGGACGCTCCCCGGGGGGTTACTGTAAACCGTCAAGATGATTTCTTGGTTGCTGACATCAAGCGTGGCACCCTGACCGCCCTGAAACTGGACCCCAAAACCGGGTCCAGGCTCGAACGTACAGTTGTCACTGGTTACCACAGGCCATACCTGGTGGCAGCTTGTCTCACAACCGGCCTCATGGCGCTCTCAGAAAGAGGCAATGAGACTGGCCGTGTGCCATGTATACGTGTTCTGGAGCCCGGGTGGAATACAATACGAGTCTTGGGGGTCTGCTGCGGCCTTGGGCCTGTCCTATCCTGCCCTTGGGGCCTTTGTATTGACAGCAATGGGGATGTGCTGGTGGCAGACTGGGGCAAGCAGCACCACCGGGTTCTTCTCTACCCGTCCCAGGGTGTCGGCTGGCCGCTAGTGACGGATCATTTGAACAGCCCAAGAGGTCTCGCGCTGCTCCCTGATGGACACATGGCGGTATCGGACAGCATGAATCATTCCGTCAAGATCTATCGCTACAAATGACATGCGGCTGATTACGATGACTCCAAAAGTTTTGGAGAGAACCTTTTGCTTAATTCGTGGATTACATTTGAAGTAGCACAGCATGCAAATTCCAGTATAATTAGCTTGCACTGCTTACTTGTTACTCACCTCTTTTCACGAAATGAGTGAACAAATGTGATTTACTCCTGATagataaatgtatatatatatgatcaAATCTGATTGTTGTATCTTGTCAAAAGTGAGACACTTAAATAGCAATAAACTTTAGAGCGTTtctgaattattattgtttttgttatttgatAATATATAGTACAATCCCTCAATTGTTATTGAGATAAGTGTGATCCAACTTACAGGTTTTTCAAGATAATTATACAACTATCATTCGGCTGATTTTTTATGCTTTGACTTGCGAGCTGGAGGGCATGTTTATTCATAGTTTTTTTGTAATCAGTGCAAAAATGTATctatttaataattttaaaaaagaagacGATACCTACAGATAATTCTGCATTTAGTGAGACATTTTAGGTGGGCTTCTGACTCACTgggcgtttatttatttatttatttatttatttatttatttatttatttatttatttatttatttatttatttatttatttatttatttatttatttatttatttatttatttatttatttatttacatcaaTGCTGCTACATACATATACTTCATTATTTAAGATTGCAAGTAGACCCTGAAGTGCTTTCAAGTACCCCTAGGGGTACTCGTCACCCCACTATTTTAGGGCAACGCCACCAATAGCAAGACGCTTTACTGCATGCTTCACTTGAAATCCGCCTCTTACGACCAGGAAGTCACGTTGAAGTGTCACTATATTGTTGGTATGGCCAGTGCAATGTAAAGATTTTAACACTTCAGTTATTGAGTTGATTGTCTAAAACTCTTTTGACCCCAATGAACCTAGTCTGCAGAGGGACTGGTCGCCAATCGGTTTTTGCAGAGCATATACTCGTGCTGCTTGTATATtggaatatcatgaaaaagttgaCTCATTTCAGTAATTTCACTCATTGAAGTTTAGTGTTAGTAGTTCTATACAATTCAATATAAAACTTATCATTGGTCTTCCCGATAGTCATTGTAATCGTAATAATGAGATGTCTTGCTATTGTGCAGCCATAATTCTATTCTTTCATGACACAAAACCCcatatttttcaaatgtttttctttttagtttgaTGATTATAATTGACAACTAATGAAAATCTCATTCACCATTTCAGAAGATTTTAGTATTGTGGAAAAGTTTGACATTGAAGAAATCTGGTGCCACACTCTAATCAGCAAATTCTTTTCGAAACACCTGCAATGTCTAGTACGGTCGGCTGCGCAATCGTAGGACAGACTGCTGATGTGAGAGTTTTCCAAAAGATACACAACCATTGACCCCTTGACCGAGAAGGGCAAGTGACAACAGGTCAAGAGGCTGGCTTTTCACAGAGCTCTGCATCTCGCCTGACACGAATCGCTCCTCCTTGCACGTTTGAGCAGTGCTTATTGTCACACTGCGTTGCTGTGGTCATTCAGGCAAAACGAGCTCCAACTAAGTACTGAGTGCCGTACATGCTCATATTATTGATGTTTGTACTTTTCACTTGGCcaacaatactttttttttagttggtcTAATgatctcatttttttctttgagatgCTGAATTTGGGAGTTTCTTTTGTTGTCAGTTATTAACATaagtattaaaataaatatttgaactgTGGGCATCATGAAGGACTATATTATAATAGACAAGTTTCactttctctctcacacacacacatttaaaatgTGAGTAATAATTATAATGCTTTCAATTTAGAATAGCCTTGGCACACATTCGTTGTTTTCCCCTGTCCTTCTAATCTTATCAGGTAACCCAGTGCAAACTATTAATCACTTGCACACCCACAGAAAGTCAAACTTTGACCACATTTACACGAGTTGCTCTAATTATTAAAATGTGGGCGAAACCACCACGAGACATTCAGTGTGAATAACCGACCGCCCCTGACCGGCACTGCATGGCGCAACCGCTGACATGCTAATGATTCCCATTTGTAAACATTCAAAGACACACAGTTCCAAGTATAAAAGCCCAACTGGTAGCCATCTGATCAAGATCGCTCACCATGAAGCTGTTCGCAACTCTCTGCTTGGGCCTCGTACTCCGCCTCAGTGCATCACTgtaagtcatttttttgtttaattcatTGAAATGCAACACTGTCTATATTTGCAATGTCCTTATAATTTATAACTTCAACTTGATTTTAGTGatacttttattatttattcttatttagtTCTTTTTAGTAGTGTGTACGTATCATGCAACCCAAACATTCTGTcaaaaaagatttattttaaaatgaatcgCATTATTTGGACTTTGTTTTTCCTAAATTGGTACAGTACAGATCGATTGGTCTGTCACTGACCCTGCACTGATTTCAAAACGTTGTTTGCAAAGCGGTTCAATTGAACAAATATGGGTGTGTTGACCGTTGACTTGTGCAAGGTGCTGACTCATCCTGTTATGAGTTGAATTAGAAACTTTACGAACATGAATGGGaaactttaaaaatgttttcttttttttcatccctGACAGGCCCGTTCCAGATGTAACCAAAGAAGGTGGgcagagttttatttttttttattttttttattttttaaatatttatattatttatgatTTGCACCGATTATTAAatttgtcctcttttttttcttcccttgagCACATCAAGTTttcataattaaaataaatacatgctgTTGGACAGTATAATGTAACTGATGACGTGCATTCCAACTTTAcattcatttgattttcttgtttttgcaATTAACAACATGAGACAGTCCACCGTGCAATAAATTATCAAATTCAGTACATAGTACATATGTATATTCCTCTTCTCATTTTTTACAGATTCAAAGCAAACTTAAAAATATTCAtctcaaaaatgtatttatcaaATTCCCGTCGTAAGATTTGACCCATTTATCTCTTCCCTGCACAAAACTCAACCAATTCAAACTATTCCAACTTCACATTCTCCTCACATTTCAGCAAAACATTTTTAGTTTAGACATTCTCTACTTGGGGGATTAAGGTGTAGCCTGACCTCCAACTTGGTGTTTATGACTTCATTTGGTGTGTCTCTGTATTTTCCATGCTATAATAAAGATGGAGCTGTCCAAGATGCTGCCCTGCCGAACAGATGTGATGGGATAGAATTTGATGCGATCACTCcagatgagaaaggaaaaataatCTTCTTCAAAGGTGTGCTAAATTTTatataacattacatacatcATCATTTACATTGTGCATTCATGGGCGCATTGTCATGTGATGACCCTTGAGATTCATTTCCTGTAGGCGCCCACTTGTGGAAAGGCTTCCACGGCCCAGCCCAGCTCTCCAATGAGTTATTCAAGGAACTTGATGATGATCATAACATTGGCCACGTTGACGCCGCCTTTCGCATGCACGATCCGGAGAACCACGATGACCACGATCACATCTATTTCTTCCTGGTAAGAGTTGACGCTTGGATTGGTGACGTGAGCTGCTCGAGCTGAGGTGTGACAAATTTGTCCGATTTTTCTTCCAAGGATGACAAGGTGTTTAGCTACTATAATCAAACTCTGGAGAGTGGCTATCCGAAATCAATACAGGACGACTTCCCCGGAGTCCCATCTCACCTGGATGCAGCTGTGGAGTGTCCAAAAGGAGAGTGTGTGACCAACTCGGTTCTCTTCTTCAAGGGTATGTTGGTATGGCAACCTGTGATCATTGTGTTTTTCCAAAAAGTGTAAATGGCTCATGCTGCTCTCACAGGTCATGACGTGCATGTTTATGACATCGCCACCAAAGCTGTTAAAACAAAGACGTGGTCCGACTTGCCCGTGTGCACGTCTGCTTTGCGCTGGCTGGAGCACTACTACTGCTTCCACGGTCACAACTTCACTAGATTCCACCCGGTCTCAGGTGAGGTGAACGGCACCTACCCAAAGGATGTCCGCGATTACTTCACGGACTGCCCCAACTTTGGTGAGCTCATAAACGTTCCCGCGAATGTCTTTTTAGCTTTCagttgttattattgttatgatTATTATTCCATGTGTGGGTTTACAGGCCACGGAGGAAATTATAAAATCCCTAAATGCAGCGAAGTCAAAATAGATGCCATCACCTCGGACAACCaaggcaaaaaatatttttttgcaggtaAGGTCGCTTATACCGATAAATATTCTCTGAAACCTCAAGGACAGACAGATTGTGCATGAATTTGATCTACTTCCAAGGACCCATCTACATGCGTCTGGACAGTCAGCGTGATGGTCTTCACGCATTCCCCATAGCGAGGACGTGGAAGGAATTGACCAATGGTGTGGATGCTGTCTTCTCGCACGAAGATAAACACTACATGATTAAGGTAGGTGTCATCAAAACGGCACTTGCGGCCACTGAAAACCGTGATCCAATGACACAATATAACCTTAACCCTTCTTAAAGTGATGCTGTTCAACAAtacaaagagaagaaaaaaatcctgcTTTTATTTGATAGTTTTACACACTAACAGAGGTGCAATACTTCACCTGCAGGGCGATCAGGTGTACATCTATAAAATGGACCCGCATAAGACCCTCATCGAAGGTTACCCTAAATCCCTTAAGGAAGAGTTGGGCATCGAGGGACATGTCGATGCTGCTTTTCTGTGCGGGGATGAAAATACCGTTTCCATAATCCAAGGTAAAACGTTTTGGATTTGACACATTTATCAAACAGAGTGTTAACAGTTCACTTCACTGTTCTCAGGAAAGAAGCTTTACGACATTGATTTGTCGGCCACGCCAAGACATGTGACCAAAGACTACCTCCTGCCCATTTCTGACATTGACGCTGCTTTATGCGATTCAAAGGGAGTTTATGTGTTCAAAGGACCATATTATTACCATTATGAGACTGCCTTCACCTTGGGTATGGCTAGAATAGCCCCTGTGGCTGACAGTATAACCCCCGATATGATGGGATGCCTTGAGTATACACAAACTTCAGCTCACCATCAAAAGCAGGTCATGTGAATAATTCCATTTTGGTGAATAAACATTTATAAAAGGTTCCATCATTTTTCGATCATGTCTGTGTTATCGCCAGTGATTGAAAATTAAAGTCGGCTAAAAATTCTAAAGTAATCTAGACATTGCAAAATAAACTCTCTTTCAGATGTGGCCAGGGATTTTGTTTGAAGACATTGAGAAATGTAACACTGGTTTAAACATCACAGAAATTTGCTTTCCCAATTCCACATTAGTAAAAGTTAAAGAATGAGCATAACAGTCAGTATAACTGCAGCCTACAAGAGTCCAGAGGTCATGCTGGCGTTAGCAAGCATTCAAGGCCCTTTCACTCCCTCCACACTTTTTGTTCAATTAAAATCCCTGTGATTTTCACTAACAATAAAGAGAGTGCTGGCCTCAGCATGgcttcacactcacacactgacACAAATGCTCACAAACGCACACCAAACTGTTTGATAGACGCCGATTGTCAACTGACGACAAACGAAGCAGATGGGCAACGGTACAAAATAAGTTTATTGAGTAACACTGTTTTAAACATCTGAGGTAAATGAACATTTACATCAACATGCTCTTCAACAAAAGTTTATATAGAaagactacacacacacacacacagtgtggaTTAAAAGCAGGGTTTGCACTACTAGGTTTTTGCCATGGAAGTCCCtcaaacatgtttgtttaaGATGGAAGTCTCTTGATCCATACACATATACAGCAACAACATAACGACTTTAgatgaatatcttcatcgttACAAATGAAATTTCTAAATTCTTTAAAGACAATTCTGTGTTTCTATTATCATCCCCTAATTATAGCGGGCTACAATGTCAATGTGCAATCCTTTATTAAAGGTTAGAAAACAGCTCGCTAACATTTTGTAAAATAAGCCCAGTTTAGAGACAaacggtcttttttttttggttgaattgtaattttcaaagtgctggaAGAACAGAATCTGGTGGTTT
This region of Syngnathus typhle isolate RoL2023-S1 ecotype Sweden linkage group LG2, RoL_Styp_1.0, whole genome shotgun sequence genomic DNA includes:
- the hpxb gene encoding hemopexin → MKLFATLCLGLVLRLSASLPVPDVTKEDGAVQDAALPNRCDGIEFDAITPDEKGKIIFFKGAHLWKGFHGPAQLSNELFKELDDDHNIGHVDAAFRMHDPENHDDHDHIYFFLDDKVFSYYNQTLESGYPKSIQDDFPGVPSHLDAAVECPKGECVTNSVLFFKGHDVHVYDIATKAVKTKTWSDLPVCTSALRWLEHYYCFHGHNFTRFHPVSGEVNGTYPKDVRDYFTDCPNFGHGGNYKIPKCSEVKIDAITSDNQGKKYFFAGPIYMRLDSQRDGLHAFPIARTWKELTNGVDAVFSHEDKHYMIKGDQVYIYKMDPHKTLIEGYPKSLKEELGIEGHVDAAFLCGDENTVSIIQGKKLYDIDLSATPRHVTKDYLLPISDIDAALCDSKGVYVFKGPYYYHYETAFTLGMARIAPVADSITPDMMGCLEYTQTSAHHQKQVM